A stretch of the Actinotalea sp. JY-7876 genome encodes the following:
- a CDS encoding ferritin-like fold-containing protein, producing the protein MTIPVAPDPSASPATAGSAIAQDGVAAADPASAESTNAVLGMIAYGQLAAFSRLAADAALAPELSQRLRLSRLAGLALRRLDRVAERLEELGHDLEPVMAPFAGVLVEFDQRTAPGTWWERLLKGYVGYGVADDFSRIVAQRLDPDTRDMVVDVLADEAYAELVVDALAAAAAQDPTLASRLALWGRRLVGEALGVVQRVLADHPDLRGLLEVGTPGDAQQRLFSALTAEHSRRMERLGLTP; encoded by the coding sequence ATGACCATCCCCGTGGCCCCCGATCCCTCAGCGAGCCCGGCGACGGCGGGCTCCGCGATCGCGCAGGACGGCGTCGCGGCAGCCGATCCGGCCTCCGCCGAGAGCACGAACGCGGTGCTCGGGATGATCGCGTACGGCCAGCTCGCGGCGTTCTCGAGGCTGGCGGCCGACGCCGCCCTCGCGCCCGAGCTCTCGCAGCGTCTGCGCCTGAGCCGCCTGGCCGGCCTCGCGCTGCGTCGGCTGGACCGGGTGGCCGAGCGCCTGGAGGAGCTCGGCCACGACCTCGAGCCGGTCATGGCGCCGTTCGCGGGCGTGCTCGTCGAGTTCGACCAGCGCACCGCCCCGGGGACCTGGTGGGAGCGGCTGCTCAAGGGCTACGTCGGCTACGGCGTGGCCGACGACTTCAGCCGGATCGTCGCGCAGCGGCTCGACCCTGACACGCGCGACATGGTGGTCGACGTACTCGCCGACGAGGCGTACGCGGAGCTCGTCGTGGACGCCCTCGCGGCCGCGGCCGCGCAGGACCCGACGCTCGCGTCCCGCCTCGCGCTGTGGGGACGGCGCCTGGTCGGCGAGGCGCTCGGCGTCGTGCAGCGCGTCCTGGCGGACCACCCAGACCTGCGTGGCCTGCTCGAGGTCGGCACACCCGGCGACGCCCAGCAGCGGCTGTTCTCCGCCCTCACGGCCGAGCACAGCCGCCGCATGGAGCGCCTCGGGCTCACGCCCTGA
- a CDS encoding DEAD/DEAH box helicase, which translates to MTTSTTEPFVPEQPEAADAASVQDQDQVQGQGQGTTSQSVQSTQNPSFAEFGIREDIVRALADAGITHPFPIQAMTLPVALSRHDIIGQAKTGTGKTLGFGLPLLEHVVAPGEEGFEQLPAPGKPQALVIVPTRELAGQVAGDLQTASKHRKVRVVLLYGGRAYEPQVEALSRGVEVVVGTPGRMIDLMNQGILDLTRVRTVVLDEADEMLDLGFLPDVEKLLTRTPASRHTMLFSATMPGAVVAMARRYMTQPTHIRAQDPDDGGATLKAIKQVVYRAHALDKVEVLARILQARGRGLTIVFARTKRTAAKVADDLAERGFAAGAIHGDLGQGAREQALRAFRSGKIDVLVATDVAARGIDVDDVTHVINYQCPEDEKTYLHRTGRTGRAGRTGTAVTFVDWDDVPRWGLIDRALDLGYPEPVETYSSSPHLYTTLDIPEGTKGRLPKAAQTRAGLDAEVLEDLGETGKRQAKSGGRPDAGRGDGLRGGRGDGGRGERRDGGRGERSGERGERGGERGERGERGGRRGEARGAREHAPRTDGAAADVTEAGGGAPSEGGEAARKRSRNRRRTRGGRPGTGSEATTSAAGPSEG; encoded by the coding sequence ATGACGACGAGCACCACCGAGCCGTTCGTGCCCGAGCAGCCCGAGGCGGCCGACGCCGCCTCGGTCCAGGACCAGGACCAGGTCCAGGGCCAGGGCCAGGGCACGACGAGCCAGAGCGTGCAGAGCACGCAGAACCCCTCCTTCGCCGAGTTCGGGATCCGCGAGGACATCGTCCGCGCGCTCGCCGACGCCGGCATCACGCACCCGTTCCCGATCCAGGCGATGACCCTGCCGGTCGCCCTGTCGCGGCACGACATCATCGGCCAGGCCAAGACGGGTACCGGCAAGACCCTCGGCTTCGGACTCCCCCTGCTCGAGCACGTCGTCGCCCCCGGCGAGGAGGGCTTCGAGCAGCTCCCCGCCCCGGGCAAGCCGCAGGCGCTCGTCATCGTGCCGACGCGCGAGCTCGCGGGGCAGGTCGCCGGAGACCTGCAGACGGCGTCGAAGCACCGCAAGGTCCGCGTGGTCCTGCTCTACGGCGGCCGGGCCTACGAGCCGCAGGTCGAGGCGCTCTCGCGCGGCGTCGAGGTCGTCGTCGGCACGCCGGGACGCATGATCGACCTGATGAACCAGGGGATCCTGGACCTCACCCGGGTGCGCACCGTGGTGCTGGACGAGGCCGACGAGATGCTCGACCTCGGCTTCCTGCCCGACGTCGAGAAGCTGCTCACGCGCACGCCGGCGTCGCGCCACACCATGCTGTTCTCGGCCACGATGCCCGGTGCGGTCGTCGCGATGGCGCGCCGGTACATGACGCAGCCGACCCACATCCGCGCGCAGGACCCCGACGACGGCGGCGCGACGCTCAAGGCGATCAAGCAGGTCGTCTACCGGGCGCACGCACTGGACAAGGTCGAGGTGCTCGCGCGGATCCTCCAGGCCCGCGGCCGCGGCCTGACCATCGTCTTCGCACGCACCAAGCGGACGGCCGCCAAGGTCGCGGACGACCTCGCCGAGCGCGGCTTCGCCGCCGGGGCGATCCACGGCGACCTGGGCCAGGGCGCGCGTGAGCAGGCGCTGCGCGCGTTCCGCTCCGGCAAGATCGACGTCCTGGTCGCGACGGACGTCGCCGCGCGCGGCATCGACGTCGACGACGTCACGCACGTCATCAACTACCAGTGCCCCGAGGACGAGAAGACCTACCTGCACCGCACCGGCCGCACGGGCCGCGCCGGGCGCACCGGCACCGCGGTGACGTTCGTCGACTGGGACGACGTCCCGCGCTGGGGCCTCATCGACCGGGCGCTCGACCTCGGCTACCCCGAGCCGGTCGAGACGTACTCCAGCTCGCCGCACCTCTACACCACCCTCGACATCCCCGAGGGCACGAAGGGGCGCCTGCCCAAGGCCGCCCAGACGCGCGCCGGCCTCGACGCCGAGGTGCTCGAGGACCTCGGCGAGACCGGCAAGCGCCAGGCGAAGAGCGGCGGCCGGCCCGACGCCGGTCGAGGCGACGGCCTGCGTGGCGGTCGCGGTGACGGCGGTCGCGGTGAGCGGCGCGACGGCGGTCGCGGCGAGCGCTCCGGCGAGCGCGGGGAACGCGGCGGTGAGCGCGGCGAGCGCGGTGAGCGCGGCGGACGGCGTGGCGAGGCGCGCGGCGCGCGCGAGCACGCCCCGCGCACGGACGGCGCAGCCGCCGACGTGACCGAGGCCGGCGGCGGTGCCCCGAGCGAGGGCGGCGAGGCAGCGCGCAAGCGCTCCCGCAACCGCCGTCGGACGCGCGGCGGGCGCCCGGGGACCGGCTCCGAGGCGACGACGAGCGCAGCCGGCCCCAGCGAGGGCTGA
- a CDS encoding HNH endonuclease signature motif containing protein: protein MDPQVEAWVWAVCHAVAAELAEAAPGVGLAERLAGLEPADVDEAGLVEALAAWERVVSWAVAGQARVIAELASRERGARGEFLAEEVAVALSVTRRVAEEKVALAVGLGRIPAAADALAGGQVDVRRATVLCEELAHVPDEVAQDVAAAVLPGAGSCTAPQLRGRLRRLELCRDPDGAHKRHVRAREQRRVELHPAPDAMAWLSAYLPADEAVAIHTGLTALAGDASPGDARTLDQRRADALVDVTTRWLDAGVHPDGTPLPVRQGRRPHLAVTASAATLLGLSHEPGELAGYGPIPPQMARRIAARSTWEPLLTDAWSGAPLARSTRRYTPTQAQRDVVVLRDVTCTFPGCRMPAARCDIDHVVPYRPDDEQRGTGEAPDPGVGPDPQAREGERDQTSVANLQALCRHHHRAKTHAGWTPHREADGTTLWRSPTGRIYPRAPEHAPPPVPPRPPSDYDERIDLYPPPPF from the coding sequence GTGGATCCGCAGGTGGAGGCGTGGGTGTGGGCGGTGTGTCACGCGGTCGCGGCGGAGCTCGCCGAGGCGGCGCCGGGCGTGGGGTTGGCCGAGCGGTTGGCGGGGTTGGAGCCGGCCGACGTCGACGAGGCGGGCCTGGTGGAGGCGCTCGCCGCGTGGGAGCGGGTGGTCTCGTGGGCGGTCGCCGGGCAGGCTCGGGTGATCGCCGAGCTGGCCTCACGTGAGCGCGGTGCGCGCGGGGAGTTCCTGGCCGAGGAGGTCGCGGTGGCGTTGTCGGTGACGCGCCGCGTCGCGGAGGAGAAGGTCGCCTTGGCCGTGGGCCTGGGCCGGATCCCCGCGGCCGCGGACGCGCTGGCGGGTGGCCAGGTCGACGTGCGGCGGGCGACGGTGCTGTGCGAGGAGCTCGCGCACGTGCCCGACGAGGTGGCGCAGGACGTGGCCGCGGCGGTGCTGCCCGGTGCGGGCTCGTGCACCGCCCCGCAGCTGCGGGGCCGGCTGCGGCGCCTGGAGCTGTGCCGCGATCCCGACGGTGCGCACAAGCGCCATGTCCGGGCGCGCGAGCAGCGGCGAGTCGAGCTGCACCCGGCGCCGGATGCGATGGCGTGGTTGAGCGCGTACCTGCCCGCCGACGAGGCGGTGGCGATCCACACCGGCCTGACCGCCCTGGCGGGGGACGCGTCGCCGGGCGATGCGCGGACGCTGGACCAGCGCCGCGCCGACGCGCTGGTGGACGTGACCACGCGCTGGTTGGACGCCGGGGTCCACCCCGACGGGACGCCGTTGCCGGTGCGGCAGGGTCGCCGCCCCCACCTGGCGGTGACCGCCTCGGCGGCCACGCTGCTGGGGCTCAGCCACGAGCCGGGCGAGCTCGCCGGGTACGGGCCGATCCCACCGCAGATGGCCCGGCGGATCGCCGCCCGCTCGACGTGGGAGCCGTTGCTGACCGACGCGTGGAGCGGTGCGCCGCTGGCCCGTTCGACGCGCCGCTACACCCCGACCCAGGCGCAACGCGACGTGGTGGTGCTGCGGGATGTGACGTGCACCTTCCCTGGGTGCCGGATGCCCGCCGCGCGCTGCGATATCGACCATGTTGTGCCCTACCGCCCCGACGACGAGCAGCGGGGGACGGGTGAGGCGCCCGATCCGGGCGTTGGTCCGGACCCGCAGGCTCGCGAGGGTGAACGCGACCAGACCAGCGTGGCGAACCTGCAGGCCTTGTGCCGCCACCACCACCGGGCCAAGACCCACGCCGGGTGGACACCGCACCGCGAGGCCGACGGCACGACCCTGTGGCGCTCACCCACCGGCCGGATCTACCCCCGCGCGCCCGAGCACGCACCGCCACCGGTCCCACCGCGACCACCCAGCGATTACGACGAGCGCATCGACCTCTACCCACCCCCACCCTTCTGA
- a CDS encoding MarC family protein gives MSAVVDGQLLASAFITLFVIMDPPGTVPIFLGLTGTMTRHQRNRAARQAILVAFGVIVSFALFGQQLLAYMHISLPALQASGGLLLLLVAMELLTGKSEEPQPSGNQGVNVALVPLGTPLLAGPGAIVATMVFVQGAREPADWVAIGLAVVGVHVCLWLSMRFAGVIQRVLKDSGVTLVTRIAGLLLAAIAVQLMADAIRAFVEAG, from the coding sequence GTGAGCGCCGTCGTCGACGGGCAGCTGCTCGCCTCGGCGTTCATCACCCTCTTCGTCATCATGGACCCGCCCGGCACCGTGCCGATCTTCCTCGGGCTCACCGGGACGATGACCCGGCACCAGCGGAACCGGGCGGCCCGGCAGGCGATCCTCGTCGCGTTCGGCGTCATCGTCTCGTTCGCGCTGTTCGGCCAGCAGCTCCTCGCCTACATGCACATCTCGCTGCCCGCGCTGCAGGCGTCCGGCGGGCTGCTGCTGCTCCTCGTGGCCATGGAGCTCCTCACGGGCAAGTCCGAGGAGCCGCAGCCCTCCGGCAACCAGGGCGTCAACGTCGCGCTCGTGCCGCTCGGCACCCCCCTGCTCGCCGGCCCCGGCGCGATCGTCGCGACCATGGTCTTCGTCCAGGGGGCGCGCGAGCCGGCGGACTGGGTGGCGATCGGGCTCGCCGTCGTCGGCGTCCACGTGTGCCTGTGGCTCTCGATGCGCTTCGCGGGCGTCATCCAGCGAGTCCTCAAGGACAGCGGGGTCACGCTCGTGACCCGGATCGCCGGTCTGCTGCTCGCGGCGATCGCCGTGCAGCTCATGGCCGACGCGATCCGCGCGTTCGTCGAAGCGGGGTAA
- a CDS encoding PHP domain-containing protein, which yields MRIDLHTHSVASDGTDAPGELVAAAAAAGLDVVALTDHDTTRGWAEAEAAVPRHGVALVRGAEVSCLVDGRMSVHLLSYLHDPTHPGLLAEAERTREARLQRARAMVDLIAADLDLTWDDVEAQTVPGTTVGRPHIADALAAKGHVPDRSAAFATVLAVGSPYYVPHYAPDAETAVRLVRAAGGVPVLAHPGAHVRGRILSDDAIGRLVDAGLLGLEVDHRDHDESQRRRLAGIAADAGLLVTGSSDYHGAGKPNLLGEFTTSPEVLEAIEARGLLPVVRP from the coding sequence GTGCGCATCGACCTCCACACCCACTCGGTGGCGTCGGACGGTACGGACGCACCGGGCGAGCTCGTCGCGGCGGCGGCCGCGGCCGGGCTCGACGTCGTCGCGCTGACGGACCACGACACGACCCGCGGGTGGGCCGAGGCCGAGGCCGCGGTGCCGCGCCACGGGGTCGCCCTGGTCCGCGGGGCGGAGGTCTCGTGCCTCGTCGACGGCCGGATGAGCGTCCACCTCCTGAGCTACCTGCACGACCCCACCCACCCCGGCCTCCTCGCGGAGGCGGAGCGCACGCGCGAGGCGCGGCTCCAGCGGGCCCGGGCGATGGTGGACCTGATCGCGGCGGACCTCGACCTCACCTGGGACGACGTCGAGGCCCAGACCGTGCCGGGCACGACCGTCGGCCGTCCCCACATCGCCGACGCGCTCGCCGCCAAGGGGCACGTGCCCGACCGCTCGGCCGCGTTCGCCACGGTGCTCGCCGTCGGCTCGCCCTACTACGTGCCGCACTACGCGCCCGACGCGGAGACGGCCGTGCGTCTCGTGCGCGCCGCGGGCGGCGTCCCCGTGCTGGCCCACCCCGGCGCCCACGTGCGCGGTCGCATCCTCAGCGACGACGCGATCGGTCGGCTCGTCGATGCCGGTCTGCTCGGGCTCGAGGTCGACCACCGGGACCACGACGAGTCCCAGCGGCGTCGGCTCGCCGGGATCGCGGCCGACGCCGGTCTGCTGGTCACGGGGTCGAGCGACTACCACGGGGCCGGGAAGCCGAACCTCCTCGGGGAGTTCACGACGTCGCCCGAGGTGCTCGAGGCGATCGAGGCCCGCGGTCTGCTGCCCGTGGTCCGCCCGTGA
- a CDS encoding aminopeptidase P family protein, whose protein sequence is MADQHRTDQHSASDPAAAGALAPAPPTATSPDPAAEPGTTEQPLADRGSNRSQRPTSEAFLAFVADRWADRPEGPAGPLPSASWAAARRAAISALFPGERLVVPAGPLKTRSNDTDYRFRPHSAFAHLTGLGTDQEPDAVLVLHPVDAGHEAVLYFRPASGRDTQEFFADSRYGEFWVGARPSLSDLAVLTGLTTANLDELAAALAKDVGEDGVRVRVVPGADDAVTALVDGVREHAADDRDALDAELAEALSELRLLKDEYEVEQMRAAVAATIEGFARVVRNLGRAVGHARGERVIEATFDGHAREAGNTVGYETIAAAGDHATTLHWIRNDGRVRRGEMVLVDAGVEVDSLYTADITRTLPVDGTFTDVQRRVYQAVLDTADAAFAVARPGSRFRDVHAAAMEVIAARLGEWGLLPGTVEESLAPEGQFHRRWMVHGTSHHLGLDVHDCAQARRELYLDAVLEPGMVFTIEPGLYFKADDLAVPEELRGIGVRIEDDVLITADGNENLSAALPRRPDDVEAWMRSLIEA, encoded by the coding sequence ATGGCAGACCAGCACCGCACCGACCAGCACAGCGCGTCCGACCCGGCGGCCGCCGGGGCGCTCGCTCCCGCGCCGCCGACGGCGACGTCGCCCGACCCTGCCGCGGAGCCCGGGACGACCGAGCAGCCCCTCGCCGACCGCGGCTCCAACCGGTCGCAGCGCCCGACGTCGGAGGCGTTCCTCGCGTTCGTCGCCGACCGGTGGGCGGACCGCCCGGAAGGCCCCGCCGGACCGCTGCCGTCGGCCTCGTGGGCCGCGGCACGCCGCGCCGCGATCTCGGCGCTCTTCCCGGGCGAGCGCCTCGTCGTGCCCGCCGGCCCGCTGAAGACGCGCTCCAACGACACGGACTACCGCTTCCGGCCGCACTCCGCCTTCGCGCACCTCACGGGGCTGGGCACGGACCAGGAGCCCGACGCCGTGCTCGTGCTGCACCCGGTCGACGCCGGCCACGAGGCGGTCCTCTACTTCCGCCCGGCGTCCGGGCGCGACACGCAGGAGTTCTTCGCCGACTCCCGCTACGGCGAGTTCTGGGTCGGCGCCCGCCCCTCCCTGTCCGACCTCGCGGTCCTCACCGGCCTGACGACGGCGAACCTCGACGAGCTCGCCGCCGCTCTGGCCAAGGACGTCGGCGAGGACGGCGTGCGCGTGCGCGTGGTGCCCGGCGCCGACGACGCCGTGACCGCGCTGGTGGACGGGGTGCGCGAGCATGCGGCGGACGACCGCGACGCCCTCGACGCCGAGCTGGCGGAGGCCCTGAGCGAGCTGCGCCTGCTCAAGGACGAGTACGAGGTCGAGCAGATGCGCGCGGCGGTCGCGGCGACGATCGAGGGGTTCGCGCGCGTCGTGCGGAACCTGGGTCGGGCCGTGGGGCACGCGCGGGGCGAGCGCGTCATCGAGGCGACGTTCGACGGCCACGCGCGCGAGGCGGGGAACACGGTCGGGTACGAGACGATCGCCGCCGCGGGCGACCACGCGACGACGCTGCACTGGATCCGCAACGACGGCCGCGTCCGCCGGGGGGAGATGGTCCTCGTGGACGCCGGTGTGGAGGTCGACTCGCTCTACACGGCCGACATCACGCGCACGCTGCCGGTCGACGGCACCTTCACCGACGTCCAGCGCCGCGTCTACCAGGCGGTCCTCGACACGGCCGACGCCGCCTTCGCCGTCGCGCGGCCGGGCAGCCGGTTCCGCGACGTGCACGCGGCCGCGATGGAGGTGATCGCAGCACGCCTCGGCGAGTGGGGCCTGCTGCCGGGGACTGTCGAGGAGTCGCTCGCGCCCGAGGGCCAGTTCCACCGCCGCTGGATGGTGCACGGCACGAGCCACCACCTCGGCCTCGACGTGCACGACTGCGCCCAGGCACGCCGCGAGCTCTACCTCGACGCGGTCCTCGAGCCCGGCATGGTGTTCACGATCGAGCCGGGCCTGTACTTCAAGGCGGACGACCTGGCCGTGCCGGAGGAGCTGCGGGGCATCGGCGTGCGCATCGAGGACGACGTGCTCATCACCGCCGACGGCAACGAGAACCTCTCGGCGGCCCTGCCGCGGCGTCCCGACGACGTCGAGGCGTGGATGCGGAGCCTGATCGAGGCCTGA
- a CDS encoding general stress protein → MTMNGTSRVPGVPTLPKGEQVARYPTYLEAQRAVDHLSDKEFPVQNVTIVGTDLQMVERVTGRLTYPRVALAGLASGAWFGLFVGLLLSFFASPEGAVLPLFPAIAIGAAFGILFSVISYALTGGKRDFTSSSQIVASSYSLLCAGEQAHRARALLGEIGATVAGGVPGVPQQAPVTAPPQAPYPQAVPPQTQVPPQAAPQDPYPPQQPAPGQAPYPPQQPPAGPQS, encoded by the coding sequence ATGACGATGAACGGGACGTCCAGGGTGCCCGGTGTGCCGACGCTGCCCAAGGGGGAGCAGGTCGCGCGCTACCCGACCTACCTCGAGGCGCAGCGCGCCGTCGACCACCTCTCGGACAAGGAGTTCCCCGTCCAGAACGTCACGATCGTCGGGACGGACCTGCAGATGGTGGAGCGCGTGACGGGGCGCCTGACGTACCCGCGCGTCGCGCTCGCCGGCCTGGCGTCGGGCGCCTGGTTCGGCCTCTTCGTCGGCCTGCTGCTCTCGTTCTTCGCCAGCCCCGAGGGGGCCGTGCTCCCGCTGTTCCCGGCCATCGCGATCGGTGCCGCCTTCGGCATCCTCTTCTCGGTCATCTCCTACGCCCTCACGGGCGGCAAGCGCGACTTCACCTCGTCGAGCCAGATCGTCGCGTCGTCCTACTCGCTCCTGTGCGCGGGCGAGCAGGCGCACCGGGCGCGCGCCCTGCTCGGCGAGATCGGGGCGACCGTCGCCGGGGGCGTGCCGGGCGTGCCGCAGCAGGCGCCGGTCACCGCGCCGCCGCAGGCCCCGTACCCGCAGGCCGTCCCGCCGCAGACCCAGGTCCCGCCGCAGGCCGCGCCTCAGGACCCCTACCCGCCCCAGCAGCCGGCGCCGGGGCAGGCGCCCTACCCGCCCCAGCAGCCGCCCGCCGGCCCGCAGTCCTGA
- a CDS encoding magnesium transporter MgtE N-terminal domain-containing protein: MSSAVTRVFVARLAGTSVFDPIGDQVGRVRDVVVLLAAKGAPRAVGLVVEVPGRRRVFLPLTRVTSIDSGQVIITGLLNLRRFEQRPFETLVIGELLDRHVDLADGSGSATVVDCAIEQQRSRDWHLTKLFVRRQPPGKGALIRRRGETLLVDVGDVRSLAPRGAQRADLLLASYEDLKPADLADVMHTLGSVRRMEVAAALDDERLADVLEELPEDDQVAILSALSLGRAADVLDVMQPDDAADLLSELPVEQATELLELMEPEEARDVRRLLAYEDDTAGGLMTTEPVVLGPETTIAAALAHVRRRDLTPALASMVFVVRPPLETPTGRFLGVVHLQRLLREAPHDPIGGLLDAEIERVGVDAPLSQLTRLLATYNLLALPVVDDERRLLGAVSVDDVLDHLLPQDWRENDAEETDRAMTEQREAGRG, from the coding sequence GTGAGCAGCGCCGTGACCCGGGTCTTCGTCGCGCGCCTCGCCGGCACCAGCGTCTTCGACCCGATCGGGGACCAGGTCGGGCGCGTGCGCGACGTCGTCGTGCTGCTCGCCGCGAAGGGCGCGCCGCGCGCGGTCGGCCTGGTGGTCGAGGTGCCGGGTCGCCGCCGCGTCTTCCTGCCGCTCACGCGCGTCACCAGCATCGACTCCGGTCAGGTGATCATCACCGGCCTGCTCAACCTGCGGCGCTTCGAGCAGCGCCCGTTCGAGACCCTGGTCATCGGCGAGCTGCTGGACCGGCACGTGGACCTGGCGGACGGCTCCGGCTCGGCCACCGTGGTGGACTGCGCCATCGAGCAGCAGCGCTCGCGGGACTGGCACCTGACCAAGCTGTTCGTCCGGCGCCAGCCCCCGGGCAAGGGCGCCCTCATCCGGCGGCGCGGCGAGACCCTCCTGGTCGACGTCGGCGACGTCCGCTCGCTCGCGCCGCGCGGCGCCCAGCGCGCCGACCTGCTCCTGGCCTCCTACGAGGACCTCAAGCCCGCCGACCTCGCCGACGTCATGCACACGCTCGGGTCCGTGCGCCGGATGGAGGTCGCGGCGGCCCTCGACGACGAGCGGCTCGCGGACGTCCTCGAGGAGCTGCCGGAGGACGACCAGGTCGCGATCCTGTCGGCCCTGAGCCTCGGCCGGGCCGCCGACGTCCTGGACGTCATGCAGCCGGACGACGCGGCCGACCTGCTCAGCGAGCTGCCCGTGGAGCAGGCCACGGAGCTCCTCGAGCTCATGGAGCCCGAGGAGGCCCGCGACGTGCGGCGCCTGCTCGCCTACGAGGACGACACCGCGGGCGGTCTCATGACCACCGAGCCCGTCGTCCTCGGCCCCGAGACGACGATCGCCGCGGCGCTCGCCCACGTGCGCCGGCGGGACCTCACGCCCGCGCTGGCGTCCATGGTCTTCGTCGTCCGCCCGCCGCTCGAGACGCCGACGGGGCGCTTCCTCGGCGTCGTGCACCTGCAGCGGCTCCTGCGCGAGGCGCCGCACGACCCCATCGGGGGCCTGCTCGACGCGGAGATCGAGCGGGTGGGCGTGGACGCGCCGCTGAGCCAGCTCACGCGCCTGCTCGCGACGTACAACCTGCTCGCGCTGCCGGTCGTGGACGACGAGCGCCGGCTGCTCGGCGCCGTCAGCGTCGACGACGTGCTGGACCACCTGTTGCCGCAGGACTGGCGCGAGAACGATGCCGAGGAGACCGACCGGGCGATGACCGAGCAGCGGGAGGCGGGGCGTGGCTGA
- a CDS encoding DUF1003 domain-containing protein, whose product MAERLDTPKIPRRSLRPTMDPDTVGRLAERFARFMGTGRFLVYMTVFVILWVATNVLALWGLQWDPYPFILLNLFFSVQASYAAPLILLAQNRQDDRDRVALEHDRQRSERSLADTEYLAREMAALRIALGEVATRDFVRSELRNLLEEMQEQREAREHPAEDVPADGR is encoded by the coding sequence GTGGCTGAGCGGCTCGACACCCCGAAGATCCCGCGCCGCTCGCTGCGGCCGACCATGGACCCCGACACCGTCGGGCGCCTCGCGGAGAGGTTCGCCCGGTTCATGGGGACGGGACGCTTCCTCGTCTACATGACCGTGTTCGTGATCCTGTGGGTCGCGACGAACGTCTTGGCCCTGTGGGGCCTGCAGTGGGACCCGTACCCGTTCATCCTGCTCAACCTCTTCTTCTCGGTGCAGGCCTCCTACGCGGCGCCGCTCATCCTGCTGGCGCAGAACCGCCAGGACGACCGCGACCGGGTGGCGCTGGAGCACGACCGGCAGCGGTCCGAGCGCTCGCTGGCCGACACCGAGTACCTGGCACGCGAGATGGCGGCGCTGCGCATCGCGCTCGGCGAGGTCGCGACGCGCGACTTCGTCCGCTCCGAGCTGCGCAACCTGCTCGAGGAGATGCAGGAGCAGCGCGAGGCCCGCGAGCACCCCGCCGAGGACGTCCCGGCCGACGGCCGCTGA